One genomic window of Moorella glycerini includes the following:
- the rpsK gene encoding 30S ribosomal protein S11, whose translation MPRKTTRPRRRERKNIESGVAHIKSTFNNTLVTITDKNGNTISWASAGTVGFKGSRKSTPFAAQMAAEAAARQAMEHGMREVECYVKGPGAGREAAIRSLQAAGLEVSVIKDVTPIPHNGCRPPKRRRV comes from the coding sequence ATGCCAAGGAAAACTACCCGGCCTCGCCGGCGCGAACGTAAAAATATTGAAAGCGGTGTGGCCCATATTAAATCAACCTTTAACAATACCCTGGTAACCATCACCGATAAAAATGGCAATACCATTTCCTGGGCCAGTGCCGGTACCGTAGGTTTTAAAGGTTCCCGCAAGAGCACACCCTTTGCCGCCCAGATGGCGGCCGAAGCAGCCGCCAGGCAGGCCATGGAACATGGCATGCGCGAAGTTGAGTGCTACGTTAAAGGACCGGGGGCCGGCCGGGAAGCAGCCATTCGTTCCCTGCAGGCGGCAGGGCTCGAGGTCAGCGTCATTAAAGATGTGACCCCTATTCCCCACAACGGCTGCCGGCCACCCAAGCGGCGTCGTGTGTAA
- the rpsM gene encoding 30S ribosomal protein S13, whose protein sequence is MARIAGVDLPRDKRVEIALTYIYGIGRPMANKILAATAVNPDTRVRDLTEEEVSRLREYIDKNLTVEGDLRREVALNIKRLMEIGCYRGLRHRRGLPVRGQRTKTNARTRKGPRKTVGVRRKK, encoded by the coding sequence ATGGCAAGGATTGCCGGGGTAGACCTCCCCCGGGACAAACGGGTGGAAATTGCCCTGACTTATATTTATGGTATTGGCCGGCCTATGGCAAATAAAATCCTGGCTGCGACGGCCGTTAACCCTGATACCAGGGTACGGGATCTAACCGAAGAAGAAGTCAGCCGGCTCCGGGAATATATAGATAAGAATTTAACGGTAGAAGGGGATTTGCGGCGGGAAGTAGCGTTAAATATCAAGCGGTTGATGGAAATCGGCTGTTACCGGGGCCTGCGTCACCGCCGGGGACTGCCGGTACGCGGCCAGCGCACCAAGACCAATGCCCGTACGCGTAAGGGTCCGCGCAAGACTGTGGGCGTGCGACGGAAGAAGTAA
- the rpmJ gene encoding 50S ribosomal protein L36 yields the protein MKVKPSVRPICEKCKIIKRKGRIMVICENPKHKQKQG from the coding sequence TTGAAAGTCAAACCTTCAGTGCGGCCTATTTGTGAAAAATGCAAGATTATAAAACGCAAGGGTCGAATTATGGTCATTTGTGAAAATCCCAAGCACAAGCAAAAACAGGGATAG